Proteins co-encoded in one Campylobacter concisus genomic window:
- a CDS encoding YajG family lipoprotein: MNKFKFLAIFGLFVLFLTGCAPSQSVVAFDPYKAAASQQNSGFEAYISAVHDNRKNKSTIATITDSKGTVKEYVVLQNDLATYFSDSLKKELMARGANVNGMGGVVVEIFINEFEANMSGYGTDNTKGNIKITLKIQKGDQSIVKNISNNQTKFELIPTGGAFKSFLTEIINDAIKRTAIAILNS, from the coding sequence ATGAATAAATTTAAATTTTTAGCTATTTTTGGACTTTTTGTTTTATTTTTAACTGGTTGTGCACCAAGTCAAAGTGTTGTCGCATTTGATCCATATAAGGCTGCTGCGAGCCAGCAAAATAGCGGTTTTGAGGCCTACATAAGCGCAGTGCATGATAACCGCAAAAATAAAAGTACCATTGCTACGATCACTGATAGCAAAGGTACCGTAAAAGAATATGTCGTGCTTCAAAACGATCTTGCTACTTATTTTAGTGATTCGCTCAAAAAAGAGCTTATGGCGCGCGGTGCAAATGTAAATGGTATGGGCGGCGTCGTAGTTGAAATTTTTATCAACGAATTTGAAGCAAATATGAGTGGATACGGCACTGATAATACAAAAGGTAATATTAAGATTACACTTAAGATCCAAAAAGGCGATCAAAGCATCGTTAAAAACATTTCAAATAATCAAACCAAATTTGAGTTGATTCCCACAGGTGGAGCATTTAAATCATTTTTGACTGAAATAATAAATGACGCTATCAAACGCACAGCAATTGCTATTTTAAATAGCTAA
- a CDS encoding ComF family protein: MFCAFCKSFTLNTFCKICSQILSEPSPIVRELEGFKIYSFYGYSEIKELIHSKHQMHGYFIYKNLAKFAFNQFAKSFSLPEKVYALPIDDRVHHGYSHTAILANALRAKNLKPIFHALHATSKISYSGKDLQFRQNNPRNFKILKKITAPVILVDDIVTTGTTILEAKNTLEKAGVKVLFALVLADAKY; the protein is encoded by the coding sequence ATGTTTTGTGCGTTTTGCAAGAGCTTTACGCTAAATACATTTTGTAAAATTTGCTCACAAATTTTAAGCGAGCCAAGCCCGATAGTAAGAGAACTAGAGGGCTTTAAAATTTATAGCTTTTACGGCTACTCTGAAATAAAAGAACTCATCCACTCCAAGCACCAAATGCACGGATATTTTATATATAAAAACTTAGCCAAATTTGCATTTAATCAATTTGCTAAAAGCTTTAGCTTACCGGAGAAAGTCTATGCTCTGCCGATAGATGATAGAGTGCATCACGGCTATTCGCACACGGCTATTTTGGCAAATGCGCTAAGGGCTAAAAATCTAAAGCCCATATTTCACGCACTGCATGCAACCAGCAAGATCAGCTATAGTGGTAAGGATTTGCAATTTAGACAAAATAACCCAAGAAATTTTAAAATCCTAAAAAAGATCACTGCGCCAGTTATTTTAGTAGATGACATCGTAACCACTGGCACAACGATACTTGAGGCTAAAAACACTCTAGAAAAAGCTGGCGTAAAAGTACTTTTTGCTCTAGTTTTGGCTGATGCTAAATATTAA
- a CDS encoding YggS family pyridoxal phosphate-dependent enzyme, whose translation MMIVLSELLEKIENLSKDVTLIAVSKNVTCTEVRELYAQGQRNFGENRVQELAKKELELQDFTDIKWHMIGRLQNNKINQMISLKPVLWQSCDSFERAVEVDKRLSYRLDTLLQINSAEEDTKQGVSVANAAEIYERIQSECKNINLKGVMSIGAHVDELKEIQKSFELTYKIYESLKPKGATICSMGMSSDFELAIKCGSNMIRLGTMLYL comes from the coding sequence ATGATGATAGTTTTAAGTGAGCTACTTGAAAAGATCGAAAATTTAAGCAAAGACGTGACGCTAATAGCCGTTAGCAAAAACGTCACATGCACTGAGGTAAGGGAGCTTTATGCACAAGGGCAGAGAAATTTTGGCGAAAACAGAGTCCAAGAGCTGGCCAAAAAAGAGCTAGAGCTACAAGATTTCACTGACATCAAATGGCATATGATCGGCCGCTTGCAAAATAACAAAATCAATCAAATGATAAGCCTAAAACCTGTGCTTTGGCAAAGCTGCGATAGCTTTGAAAGAGCCGTAGAGGTCGATAAAAGGCTTAGTTATCGGCTCGATACTCTGCTTCAGATAAACTCGGCTGAGGAGGATACAAAGCAAGGTGTGAGCGTGGCAAATGCGGCTGAAATTTATGAACGCATACAAAGCGAGTGCAAAAATATAAATTTAAAAGGTGTGATGAGTATCGGAGCGCATGTGGATGAGCTAAAAGAGATTCAAAAGAGCTTTGAGCTAACTTATAAAATTTACGAGAGCCTAAAGCCAAAAGGTGCGACTATCTGCTCGATGGGTATGAGTAGTGACTTCGAGCTAGCGATAAAATGTGGCTCAAATATGATTCGCCTTGGCACTATGCTTTATCTATAA